The following proteins are co-located in the Lagenorhynchus albirostris chromosome 2, mLagAlb1.1, whole genome shotgun sequence genome:
- the UBL4B gene encoding ubiquitin-like protein 4B → MFLTVQLLLGQRCSLKVSGRQSVAMPKKLVSERLRAPEEQRHLLFRGQLLADDKHLSDYCIGPNASTNVIVRPLEKTVPEEAHQPQPLWHHLGQVLAKHFGPQDTEAVLQLLRREHKERLQRISLGELERLAHHLLSEEPLTEPTGERDPEVQRPGDKEGEEEAKQ, encoded by the coding sequence ATGTTCCTCACGGTCCAGCTGCTCCTGGGCCAGAGATGTAGCCTGAAGGTGTCGGGGCGACAGAGCGTGGCCATGCCGAAGAAGCTGGTGTCCGAGCGGCTGCGGGCACCTGAGGAGCAGCGGCACCTGCTCTTCCGCGGCCAGCTTCTGGCGGATGACAAGCATCTCTCCGACTACTGCATTGGGCCCAATGCCTCCACCAATGTCATTGTGCGGCCCCTGGAGAAGACGGTGCCCGAGGAGGcccaccagccccagcccctgtggCACCACCTGGGCCAGGTCCTAGCCAAACACTTTGGGCCCCAGGACACCGAGGCAGTGCTGCAGTTGCTGAGGCGGGAGCACAAGGAACGCCTGCAGAGGATAAGCCTGGGGGAGCTGGAGCGGCTGGCGCACCACCTCCTGAGCGAGGAGCCGCTCACGGAGCCCACGGGGGAGAGGGACCCTGAGGTTCAGAGACCCGGAgacaaggagggagaggaggaggccaAGCAGTAA